A genomic region of Raphanus sativus cultivar WK10039 chromosome 6, ASM80110v3, whole genome shotgun sequence contains the following coding sequences:
- the LOC108831243 gene encoding developmental protein SEPALLATA 2-like, whose protein sequence is MGRGRVELKRIENKINRQVTFAKRRNGLLKKAYELSVLCDAEVSLIVFSNRGKLYEFCSTSNMLKTLERYQKCSYGSVEVNNKPAKELENSYREYLKLKGRYENLQRQQRNLLGEDLGPLNSKELEQLERQLDGSLKQVRCIKTQYMLDQLTDLQGKEHILLEANRALSMKLEDMIGVRSHHIGGAWEGGSDQQNVAYGHHQAQSQSQGLFHSLECDPTLQMGYNHPVCSEQMAVTAQGQSSQPGNNGYIPGWML, encoded by the exons atgggAAGGGGAAGGGTAGAGCTAAAGAGGATAGAGAACAAGATTAATAGACAAGTCACGTTCGCTAAGCGTAGGAACGGTTTGCTGAAAAAAGCCTATGAGCTTTCTGTTCTCTGCGATGCTGAGGTTTCTCTCATCGTCTTCTCCAACCGTGGAAAGCTCTACGAGTTCTGCAGCACCTCCaa CATGCTCAAGACATTAGAAAGGTACCAGAAGTGTAGCTATGGTTCGGTTGAAGTCAACAACAAACCTGCCAAAGAACTCGAG AATAGCTACAGAGAGTATTTGAAGCTGAAAGGTAGATATGAAAATCTGCAACGTCAGCAGAG AAATCTACTTGGAGAGGACCTTGGACCTCTGAATTCAAAGGAGCTAGAGCAGCTTGAGCGACAACTAGACGGCTCTCTTAAGCAAGTTCGCTGCATCAAG ACGCAGTATATGCTTGATCAGCTCACTGACCTCCAAGGCAAAGAGCATATCTTGCTTGAAGCCAATAGAGCTTTGTCAATGAAG CTGGAAGATATGATCGGTGTGAGAAGTCACCATATAGGAGGGGCGTGGGAAGGTGGTAGTGATCAACAAAATGTTGCCTATGGACATCATCAGGCTCAGTCTCAGTCTCAGGGACTATTCCACTCTCTTGAATGTGATCCCACTTTGCAAATGGG ATATAACCATCCAGTGTGTTCTGAGCAAATGGCTGTAACTGCGCAAGGTCAGTCCTCCCAGCCAGGAAACAACGGCTACATCCCTGGCTGGATGCTGTGA